In Campylobacter vulpis, a genomic segment contains:
- the pyk gene encoding pyruvate kinase, translating into MLKKTKIVATVGPASESEEILRQMIINGVNVFRLNFSHGTHEYHKQNLEKIRKVASELNTRIGILQDISGPKIRTGELKEPFELKKGDRLDFYRSKILGERVDLTHYKLSINQSDILNMLKVGEYVYLYDGSIRAKIVDINKNFIQSVIENDGFLNSNKGINFPNTRINIDVITQKDRRDLLWGIENGVDFLAISFVQNAHDIDEVREILVQNGAKIAIFAKIEKFDAVENIDEIIASSDGIMVARGDLGIEVPYYKVPNIQKAIIQKANNASKPVITATQMLFSLAKTKTATRAEISDVANAVLDGTDAVMLSEESAVGIDPANAVDVMCKTIVEVEKSYPYNKFNRFDYLDDTDKIMQSSTHLATDLNADAIFALTSSGKSAIKIARYRPNIEIIAIAHSEKTLNFLSIVWGVNPAILVNKSDELTQLLKDAVKSSVEKGFMSKDRCYILSAGFPTGVEGTSNLIRILKREQIAYYLR; encoded by the coding sequence ATGCTTAAGAAAACTAAAATAGTTGCCACGGTTGGTCCTGCTAGTGAAAGCGAAGAGATTTTACGCCAAATGATTATTAATGGTGTTAATGTGTTTAGACTTAATTTTTCTCACGGAACTCACGAGTATCATAAGCAGAATTTAGAAAAAATTCGCAAGGTAGCAAGTGAGCTGAATACGAGAATAGGGATACTTCAAGATATTAGTGGTCCTAAAATTCGCACGGGTGAGCTTAAAGAGCCTTTTGAGCTTAAAAAGGGCGATAGATTAGATTTTTATCGTAGTAAAATTCTTGGAGAAAGAGTTGATTTAACACATTATAAATTAAGCATTAATCAAAGCGATATTTTAAATATGCTAAAAGTGGGAGAATATGTTTATCTTTACGATGGCAGTATTCGTGCGAAAATTGTGGATATTAATAAAAATTTTATTCAAAGCGTAATTGAAAACGATGGATTTTTAAATTCTAATAAGGGGATTAATTTTCCCAACACGCGTATTAATATTGATGTCATTACACAAAAAGATAGGCGAGATTTGCTTTGGGGTATTGAAAATGGTGTAGATTTTCTTGCAATCTCTTTTGTGCAAAACGCTCACGACATTGATGAAGTGAGAGAAATTTTAGTGCAAAATGGGGCGAAGATTGCTATTTTTGCTAAGATTGAGAAATTTGATGCTGTGGAAAACATTGATGAAATTATTGCTTCAAGCGATGGCATAATGGTAGCTCGTGGGGATTTAGGTATTGAAGTGCCCTATTATAAAGTGCCAAATATACAAAAAGCCATTATCCAAAAGGCAAATAATGCCTCAAAACCTGTCATTACGGCGACGCAAATGCTTTTTTCTCTTGCAAAGACAAAAACAGCAACAAGAGCCGAAATTTCTGACGTAGCAAATGCGGTTTTAGACGGAACAGATGCGGTAATGCTGAGTGAGGAAAGTGCCGTAGGGATTGACCCTGCTAATGCCGTTGATGTAATGTGCAAGACCATAGTGGAAGTGGAAAAAAGCTATCCTTATAATAAATTTAATCGTTTTGATTACTTAGATGATACGGATAAAATTATGCAGTCAAGCACTCATTTGGCAACAGATTTAAATGCAGACGCTATTTTTGCTCTTACAAGCAGTGGTAAATCTGCCATTAAAATCGCACGCTATCGTCCCAATATAGAAATTATTGCCATAGCACATAGTGAAAAAACACTCAATTTTCTTAGTATAGTTTGGGGAGTTAATCCTGCCATTTTAGTTAATAAAAGTGATGAATTAACACAATTGCTTAAAGATGCTGTGAAATCAAGTGTAGAGAAAGGTTTTATGAGTAAAGATAGATGCTATATTTTAAGTGCTGGTTTTCCAACGGGTGTTGAGGGAACGAGCAATCTTATACGCATTTTAAAGAGAGAGCAAATTGCTTATTATCTTAGATAA